The genomic interval AGGAGGACGTGGAGCGGACGCTCGACGCGTACCGGGAACACCTGTAGCTCCCCGGTCGGCGGTCCAAAGAACCGAGTTGGAGACGACGGCTCAGGGGGCCGTCGCCTCGCGAGTTCCCGCTCGCATTAGTGCGAACGGCTACCTACGCATAACCCTTGGGGTGGGGATTCCGCCGTCTCAGGCGCTCGCTCCCGCGCCGTACGTCTCCTCCAGGTACGCGACGATGTCGTCGCTCTCGGGCATCCCCTCGACGCCGTGCTCGGGGTCGACGAGGACGGGGACGCCCGTCTGGCCGCTGACCGCCTCCACCTCGGTGCGCTCGTCGTGCGACCGGGGGACCATGTGGCTCTCGTACTCCAGGTCGAGTTCGTCCAGCTTGTCGATGACCTTCGCGCAGTAGGGACAGCCTTCCAGCTCGTACAGTTCTAGCGTCATCGCTTCGCCGTACGGTGGCGAGCGGGAAAAGCCCTGTCGCGACGTGCGCCCGGCGCGCAGTCCCGGGGCAGCGGCGCCGAGCCGACGGGGCCGTCCGTTCGCCGACGCGCGGCCGCGACCGGATTTCGTATCCCGATATACACTTTATCGCCTCGGACCCGAAGGGGGTTTGAGCGTGGCCACCCACCCCCGGATATGGACATACGGCTCGCGACACGCGGCTCCGACCTCGCCCTCCGACAGGCGGCGTCGGTGAAGGAGCGGCTCTCGAACCGCCGCCGCTCCGTCGAACTCGTCGAGGTGGAGACGGAGGGCGACCGCATCGAGGACGAACTCATCCACCGGCTCGGGCGCACCGGGGCGTTCGTCCGCGCGCTGGACGAGCGCGTGCTCGACGGGGACTGCGACGCGGCGGTCCACTCGATGAAGGACATGCCGACGGAGTTCCCCGAGGGGCTCGTCGTCGCCGGCGTGCCGGACCGCGCGGCCCCCAACGACGTGCTCGTGACGCCGGACGGCACGGCGCTCGCGGACATGCCCGAGGGCGCGACGATAGGCACCGGGAGCCTCCGGCGGCGGGCGCAGTTGCTCGCCGAGCACCCGGGGCTGACCGTCGAGCCCGTGCGCGGCAACGTGGACACGCGCGTCGAGAAACTGCTCGCGCCCCACGTCCAGGACGAACACGAGCGCCGGACGGAGATGGTCGAGAACGGCGAACTCGAACGCGGGGCCGTCGAGGAGTGGTTCGAGGGGCTCTCCGAGATCGAGCGCCGCGCGGCCGAGCGCGACACCGACACGCGGTACGACGCGCTGGTGATGGCCGAGGCGGGGCTGGACCGCGCGGGCCTGCTCCACCACCTCGACACCGAGTCGCTCGCGACGGACACCTTCGTCCCCGCCCCGGGACAGGGCGCCATCGCGGTGACGGCCGCGGACGCGTCGGTCATCGAGGCCGTCCGCGACATCGACCACCCGCGGACCCGGGTGGAGACGACCGTCGAGCGGACCGTCCTCGGGGAGCTGAACGGCGGCTGTATCGCCCCCATCGGCGTCCACGCGGTCGTCCAGGGCCAGCACGTTCACACGGTCGCGCAGGTGCTCGGCCCGGACGGCGAGGAGTCCGTCCGCGAGACGCGCGACCTCCCGGTCGAGGACCACGCGAACGCCGCGGCCGCGTTCGCCGCCGACCTCGCCGACCGCGGCGCCGACGAACTGGTCGAGGCGGCGCGCGAGCGGGCCGATGAGTGACGGCGTCGTCTACCTCGTCGGGAGCGGCCCCGGCGACCCGGACCTGCTGACGGTGAAGGCCCGGCGGCTCATCGAGGAGGCCGACGTCGTGCTCCACGACAAGCTCCCCGGCCCGTCGCTCGACCTGGTCGACGACGAGCGCGCGGAGGACGTGGGAAAGCGCGCCGGCGGCGAGCGGACCCCGCAGGAGTACACGAACCGCCGGCTGGTCGAACTCGCGGAGGCGGGCGAGACCGTCGTCCGGCTGAAGGGCGGCGACCCGTTCGTCTTCGGGCGCGGCGGCGAGGAGATGGAACACCTGGCCGAGCACGGCATCGAGTTCGAGGTCGTGCCGGGCGTGACGGCCGGCGTGGCGGGCCCCGGCGTCGCGGGCATCCCCGTCACACACC from Halosegnis marinus carries:
- the hemC gene encoding hydroxymethylbilane synthase, translating into MDIRLATRGSDLALRQAASVKERLSNRRRSVELVEVETEGDRIEDELIHRLGRTGAFVRALDERVLDGDCDAAVHSMKDMPTEFPEGLVVAGVPDRAAPNDVLVTPDGTALADMPEGATIGTGSLRRRAQLLAEHPGLTVEPVRGNVDTRVEKLLAPHVQDEHERRTEMVENGELERGAVEEWFEGLSEIERRAAERDTDTRYDALVMAEAGLDRAGLLHHLDTESLATDTFVPAPGQGAIAVTAADASVIEAVRDIDHPRTRVETTVERTVLGELNGGCIAPIGVHAVVQGQHVHTVAQVLGPDGEESVRETRDLPVEDHANAAAAFAADLADRGADELVEAARERADE
- a CDS encoding glutathione S-transferase N-terminal domain-containing protein, encoding MTLELYELEGCPYCAKVIDKLDELDLEYESHMVPRSHDERTEVEAVSGQTGVPVLVDPEHGVEGMPESDDIVAYLEETYGAGASA
- the cobA gene encoding uroporphyrinogen-III C-methyltransferase; this translates as MSDGVVYLVGSGPGDPDLLTVKARRLIEEADVVLHDKLPGPSLDLVDDERAEDVGKRAGGERTPQEYTNRRLVELAEAGETVVRLKGGDPFVFGRGGEEMEHLAEHGIEFEVVPGVTAGVAGPGVAGIPVTHRDHNSSVSFVTGHEDPTKAESAVNWEALAATGGTIVVYMGVGKLPDYTAVLRDAGMAADTPVALVERGTWPEQRVAVGTLDDIVAVRDEVGIEPPAVTVIGPVAATRERVRAFLRSPYERPDTEE